Proteins encoded in a region of the Moritella marina ATCC 15381 genome:
- the cdd gene encoding cytidine deaminase: protein MKANLIKALSSLPESLQCHVLPIISKVDFKGVIHTDDVDLLQLHSALETPELLLSLLPLAAAYSVAPISDFNVGAIARAESGNLYFGANYEFTNQALFNSVHAEQAAINNAFSHHESAILDVTVTDSPCGHCRQFMNELHCAPTLSVNLKATGVKSLATLLPDSFGPIDLGISESLLAAQPVNLTLQQENDSSLVQAALQAANTSYAPYSHCHAGIALETTTGKVITGRYIENAAFNPSLSPLQSVLINLNLAGFTLTDITAIILVEKAETRMSHAQATQVLVSDMGIEHYQHVYAN from the coding sequence ATGAAAGCAAACCTCATTAAAGCACTTTCTAGCTTACCAGAATCACTTCAATGCCATGTTCTACCTATAATTTCTAAAGTTGATTTTAAAGGTGTCATTCATACTGACGATGTTGACTTATTACAACTGCATTCAGCACTAGAAACGCCTGAATTATTACTCAGTTTATTACCGTTAGCTGCAGCCTACTCTGTTGCCCCTATCTCTGATTTTAATGTCGGCGCAATTGCACGAGCTGAATCGGGTAATCTGTATTTTGGCGCCAATTATGAATTTACCAATCAAGCATTATTCAACAGTGTCCATGCTGAACAAGCCGCGATTAATAATGCCTTTAGCCATCATGAATCGGCTATTTTAGATGTCACAGTGACAGACAGCCCTTGTGGTCACTGCCGTCAGTTCATGAATGAATTACACTGTGCACCAACGTTAAGTGTCAACTTAAAAGCAACAGGTGTAAAAAGCCTAGCAACCTTGCTGCCTGATTCTTTCGGTCCGATTGATCTGGGCATTAGCGAATCACTATTAGCGGCTCAGCCTGTTAATTTGACCTTGCAACAAGAAAACGATTCATCGCTAGTACAAGCTGCATTACAGGCTGCTAATACCAGCTATGCGCCTTACAGCCATTGCCATGCCGGTATTGCCTTAGAAACAACAACAGGTAAAGTCATTACTGGGCGTTATATTGAAAATGCGGCCTTTAATCCGTCATTATCACCGCTACAGTCAGTGCTGATTAATTTAAATTTAGCCGGTTTCACATTAACGGATATAACAGCAATAATATTGGTTGAAAAAGCAGAAACTAGGATGAGTCACGCACAAGCGACACAAGTGCTTGTATCTGATATGGGGATTGAACATTATCAGCATGTATATGCTAATTAA
- a CDS encoding class I SAM-dependent methyltransferase, whose amino-acid sequence MTAQIILAKGKEKALKRRHPWIFSGAVQKVKGEVAVGGTVDIMSAGGEWLASGSYSPESQIRVRVWHYDRGVEIDQAFFEKRIKQAQSLRDELIEEKGLTGYRLIAAESDSLPGITIDRYNDFLVCQLLSAGADFHRETLVAALSVLYPECSIYERSDVAVRKKEGLELVQGVLKGEEPPEAVIIEENGVKIEVDIKGGHKTGFYLDQRDNRKAAAKYAKGKDVLNCFSYTGGFGVYALQAGAKSITNVDLSQPALDIAKRNAEHNGLDLSNASFERADVFKILRQYREEGRTFDTIILDPPKFAESKAQMKGACRGYKDINFVAMQVLKPGGTLLTFSCSGLMEDGLFQKIVADAALDAGRDAYIVERLSQAGDHPTASFYPEGYYLNGLVLKVL is encoded by the coding sequence ATGACAGCTCAAATTATCCTTGCTAAAGGCAAAGAAAAAGCACTTAAACGTAGACACCCGTGGATCTTCTCTGGCGCAGTACAGAAAGTAAAAGGCGAAGTAGCAGTTGGCGGTACTGTTGATATCATGAGTGCAGGCGGCGAATGGCTAGCATCAGGTAGCTACTCTCCAGAGTCACAAATCCGTGTACGTGTATGGCATTACGACCGTGGCGTAGAAATCGACCAAGCATTCTTTGAAAAACGCATCAAGCAAGCACAATCGCTACGTGATGAGTTAATCGAAGAGAAAGGCCTTACTGGCTACCGTTTAATCGCAGCTGAATCTGATAGCCTTCCGGGTATCACGATTGACCGTTACAACGATTTCTTAGTATGTCAGCTATTATCAGCGGGTGCAGATTTCCACCGTGAAACATTAGTAGCTGCACTAAGCGTGCTTTACCCAGAATGTAGCATCTACGAACGTTCAGACGTAGCAGTACGTAAAAAAGAAGGCCTAGAGTTAGTACAAGGTGTACTGAAAGGTGAAGAGCCACCTGAGGCAGTTATCATCGAAGAAAACGGCGTTAAAATTGAAGTTGATATTAAAGGTGGCCACAAAACTGGTTTCTATCTTGATCAACGTGATAACCGTAAAGCAGCAGCAAAATACGCGAAAGGCAAAGACGTACTTAACTGCTTCAGCTACACGGGCGGTTTTGGTGTTTACGCACTACAAGCTGGCGCTAAATCAATCACGAACGTTGATTTATCGCAACCTGCATTAGACATTGCTAAACGTAATGCTGAGCACAATGGTTTAGATCTATCAAACGCCTCTTTCGAACGTGCTGACGTATTCAAAATATTACGCCAATACCGTGAAGAAGGCCGTACGTTTGATACGATCATTCTTGATCCGCCTAAGTTTGCTGAAAGCAAAGCACAAATGAAAGGCGCTTGCCGTGGTTACAAAGATATTAACTTCGTCGCAATGCAAGTTCTTAAGCCAGGCGGCACACTGTTAACATTCTCATGTTCAGGCCTAATGGAAGATGGTTTATTCCAAAAAATCGTTGCTGATGCAGCACTTGATGCAGGCCGTGACGCTTACATCGTAGAGCGCTTATCACAAGCAGGCGATCACCCAACGGCTAGCTTCTATCCAGAAGGTTATTATCTAAACGGTTTAGTACTAAAAGTTTTATAA
- the metG gene encoding methionine--tRNA ligase — translation MTSERKILVTSALPYANGPIHLGHMLEYIQTDIWVRFQKQRGHTCTYVCADDAHGTPIMLKAQERGITPEAMIAQTKIEHMADFADFNVGFDNYHSTHSDENRELASMIYTRLRDNGHIKTRVISQLFDPEKQMFLPDRFVKGICPECKSEDQNGDNCDNCGATYSPTDLIEPRSVVSGAEPVLKDSEHYFFDLPAFGDMLKEWTRSGTLQEEIANKLAEWFEAGLQQWDISRDAPYFGFEIPDAPGKFFYVWLDAPIGYMGSFKNLCDRSDDLDFDEYFKKDSTTELYHFIGKDIVNFHSLFWPAMLEGTGFRKPTGVFAHGFVTVNGKKMSKSRGTFIMARTYLDNLNPEYLRYYYAAKLSNKIVDLDLNLEDFAQRVNSDVVGKVVNLASRTAGFIYKRFDAKLASEISEPELLAEFVAAGDTIAQYYETRDFSKAIKEIMALADKANAYIADKAPWQLIKQEGCEAEAHLVCTMGINLFRILSVYLKPVLPEMVAEVETFLNDEFNWDSYKTVLTDHEINKFKPLMQRVEMDKVETMVEASKQNLVVAEEEVVEAAVEETAIDLASDKHIKEEPIGEMIAFDDFAKVDLRIAKIVKAEHVEGAKKLLKLTLDVGGETRQVFAGIKSAYEPEQLQGRLTVMVANLAPRKMKFGMSEGMVLAAGPGGSDIFVLNPDEGSEPGMRVM, via the coding sequence ATGACATCAGAACGCAAGATTTTAGTAACAAGCGCATTACCTTATGCCAATGGTCCTATTCACTTAGGTCATATGCTTGAGTACATCCAGACAGATATCTGGGTCCGTTTCCAAAAGCAACGTGGTCACACATGTACTTATGTATGTGCTGATGATGCCCACGGCACACCTATCATGCTTAAAGCGCAAGAGCGTGGCATCACGCCGGAAGCAATGATCGCGCAAACTAAAATTGAGCATATGGCAGATTTTGCTGATTTCAATGTTGGTTTTGATAACTATCATTCAACACACAGTGATGAAAACCGTGAACTAGCAAGCATGATCTACACGCGTCTACGCGATAACGGTCATATCAAAACACGTGTTATCTCACAGCTGTTTGATCCAGAAAAACAAATGTTCCTACCAGATCGTTTCGTTAAAGGTATTTGCCCTGAATGTAAGAGCGAAGATCAAAATGGCGATAACTGCGACAACTGTGGCGCAACATATTCTCCAACGGATCTGATCGAACCTCGTTCTGTTGTATCAGGTGCTGAACCTGTACTGAAAGATTCAGAGCATTACTTCTTCGACCTACCTGCTTTTGGCGACATGCTAAAAGAATGGACACGTTCTGGTACATTACAAGAAGAAATAGCAAATAAACTAGCTGAATGGTTTGAAGCCGGTCTACAACAGTGGGACATCAGCCGTGATGCACCTTACTTTGGTTTCGAGATCCCGGATGCACCAGGTAAATTCTTCTACGTTTGGCTAGACGCACCTATCGGCTACATGGGTAGCTTCAAAAATCTTTGTGATCGCAGCGATGACCTAGACTTTGATGAATACTTCAAGAAAGATTCAACGACTGAACTTTATCACTTCATTGGTAAAGACATCGTTAACTTCCACAGCCTATTCTGGCCTGCAATGCTTGAAGGTACGGGTTTCCGTAAACCGACTGGCGTATTTGCACACGGTTTTGTTACTGTAAACGGTAAGAAAATGTCTAAATCACGCGGTACATTTATTATGGCGCGTACTTACTTAGACAACTTAAACCCAGAATACCTACGTTATTACTACGCAGCAAAACTAAGCAACAAGATTGTTGATCTAGATTTAAATCTAGAAGACTTTGCCCAGCGCGTAAACTCTGACGTTGTTGGTAAAGTAGTTAACCTTGCAAGCCGTACTGCTGGTTTCATCTACAAGCGTTTTGATGCAAAACTAGCAAGCGAAATTTCAGAACCTGAATTATTAGCTGAATTCGTTGCAGCTGGCGATACCATTGCTCAGTATTACGAAACACGTGATTTCAGCAAAGCAATTAAAGAAATTATGGCACTGGCTGATAAAGCCAATGCTTACATTGCAGACAAAGCACCGTGGCAATTAATCAAACAAGAAGGCTGTGAAGCTGAAGCACATCTTGTTTGTACTATGGGCATCAATTTATTCCGTATTTTATCGGTTTACTTGAAACCGGTATTACCAGAGATGGTTGCTGAAGTTGAAACATTCTTAAATGATGAATTCAACTGGGATAGCTACAAAACAGTATTAACAGACCACGAAATCAACAAGTTCAAACCGTTAATGCAACGTGTTGAAATGGACAAAGTTGAAACTATGGTTGAAGCATCTAAGCAAAACCTAGTGGTTGCTGAAGAAGAAGTTGTTGAAGCGGCTGTTGAAGAGACGGCTATAGACCTTGCTTCTGACAAGCACATTAAGGAAGAGCCAATTGGTGAAATGATCGCATTTGATGATTTCGCAAAAGTTGACTTACGTATTGCTAAAATTGTTAAAGCTGAGCATGTTGAAGGCGCTAAGAAACTACTTAAGCTAACCTTAGATGTAGGCGGCGAAACGCGTCAAGTATTTGCTGGTATCAAATCAGCTTACGAACCAGAGCAACTGCAAGGTCGCTTAACGGTAATGGTTGCTAACTTAGCACCCCGTAAGATGAAGTTTGGTATGTCAGAAGGTATGGTACTTGCTGCTGGCCCTGGCGGTAGCGATATCTTTGTACTAAACCCGGACGAAGGTTCTGAACCTGGCATGCGCGTAATGTAA
- the apbC gene encoding iron-sulfur cluster carrier protein ApbC — protein MDITKITQLVGIFTPKNWLQNIAETNVLETISNKDGCVEIQIRLPFPSLDFEEEVKTKLEAKVLLMKGVDRVNWVIKLDVATLARCNDAPAIKGVKNVIAIASGKGGVGKSTTTVNTALALAKMGAKVGIMDADIYGPSIPLMLGVSESRPEAYDGNTMQAINAHGLAVNSIGFIALNDQAMIWRGPMASKALMQLLGETHWGELDYLFIDMPPGTGDIQLTLSQNIPVTGALIVSTPQDVALADAAKGISMFRQVKVPVLGVVENMSTHICNNCGHEEAIFGTGGVTKMAARFDTECVAQLPLHIDLRADIDAGIPTVAARPDSEFSAVYAQLANDIVSKMFFQTHTISTAIPIKLA, from the coding sequence ATGGATATTACAAAGATCACTCAGCTTGTTGGTATTTTTACACCTAAAAACTGGTTACAAAATATTGCCGAGACTAATGTATTAGAGACAATTAGCAACAAGGATGGTTGTGTTGAAATTCAGATACGTTTACCGTTTCCATCATTAGATTTTGAAGAAGAAGTCAAAACTAAATTAGAAGCGAAAGTACTGTTAATGAAAGGGGTTGATCGCGTTAATTGGGTCATTAAGTTAGACGTTGCCACTCTTGCACGCTGTAATGATGCGCCTGCGATTAAGGGCGTTAAGAATGTGATTGCCATTGCATCGGGTAAAGGCGGGGTAGGCAAGTCAACGACAACGGTTAATACCGCGCTCGCATTAGCTAAAATGGGTGCCAAAGTGGGTATCATGGATGCCGACATTTACGGACCATCAATTCCACTGATGCTGGGGGTGAGCGAATCTCGCCCAGAGGCCTATGATGGCAATACCATGCAAGCGATTAACGCGCACGGTTTAGCGGTAAACAGTATTGGTTTTATTGCCTTAAATGATCAAGCGATGATTTGGCGTGGGCCAATGGCGAGTAAAGCATTAATGCAGTTACTTGGTGAAACCCACTGGGGTGAACTGGATTATTTGTTTATCGATATGCCACCGGGTACGGGTGATATCCAATTAACGCTAAGCCAAAACATTCCGGTGACAGGTGCATTAATTGTATCAACCCCGCAAGACGTGGCGCTTGCCGATGCAGCAAAAGGCATCAGCATGTTCAGACAAGTGAAAGTGCCGGTATTAGGTGTCGTCGAAAACATGAGTACGCATATTTGTAATAATTGTGGTCATGAAGAAGCTATTTTTGGTACGGGTGGTGTCACTAAAATGGCCGCTCGTTTTGATACCGAGTGCGTGGCGCAATTACCGCTACATATCGATTTGCGTGCAGATATCGATGCCGGTATTCCAACGGTAGCGGCCCGACCTGACTCCGAGTTTTCAGCTGTGTATGCGCAACTCGCGAATGATATTGTCAGTAAAATGTTTTTTCAAACGCACACAATATCAACAGCGATCCCGATTAAGCTAGCGTAA
- the udk gene encoding uridine kinase: MNNTSNSCVIIAIAGASASGKSLLSSTIYSELVAEFGESQIAVITEDCYYRDQSHLEMEERVKTNYDHPQAMDHKLLCSHLQGLSDGNAVEIPTYSYTEHTRMPETTKLTAKKVIILEGILLLTDPAIRNIIHASVFMDTPLDICFVRRLQRDVAERGRTMESVIEQYNDTVRPMFLQFIEPSKQYADLIVPRGGKNRFAIDTLKAKICQLLND, translated from the coding sequence ATGAATAATACATCTAACTCTTGTGTGATCATCGCAATCGCAGGTGCTTCTGCATCTGGCAAAAGCCTACTTTCTTCAACAATCTATAGCGAGCTTGTTGCTGAGTTTGGCGAATCACAAATTGCAGTCATTACTGAAGATTGTTATTACCGTGATCAAAGTCACCTCGAGATGGAAGAGCGAGTTAAAACAAATTATGACCATCCACAAGCGATGGACCATAAATTATTGTGCAGTCATTTACAGGGTTTGAGTGACGGCAATGCAGTAGAAATACCAACGTACAGCTACACTGAGCATACGCGTATGCCTGAAACGACTAAATTGACAGCGAAAAAAGTGATCATTTTAGAAGGTATTTTATTACTGACAGATCCCGCTATCCGTAACATTATTCACGCGAGTGTATTTATGGATACGCCGTTAGACATTTGTTTTGTGCGCCGTTTACAACGTGATGTTGCAGAACGTGGCAGAACGATGGAGTCGGTGATTGAACAATATAATGATACGGTGCGTCCAATGTTCCTACAGTTCATTGAACCATCAAAACAATATGCAGATCTTATTGTGCCACGTGGTGGTAAAAACCGTTTTGCGATTGATACATTAAAAGCAAAAATTTGTCAGTTATTAAACGATTAA
- the dcd gene encoding dCTP deaminase, whose protein sequence is MRLCDTDIEKYLDDGRITIEPKPEQSKISGVSVDVTLGHEFRVFQAHNAPYIDLSGPKEEVAIQLDKVMSDEIVIPDGEVFILHPGEFALSVTFEKVTLPADIVGWLDGRSSLARLGLMVHVTAHRIDPGWSGRIVLEFYNSGKLPLALRPKMTIAALNFETLTAPAARPYNQRKDAKYKNQHGADSSRINQDDNDNKNA, encoded by the coding sequence ATGCGCCTGTGCGATACAGATATTGAAAAATACTTAGATGATGGCCGAATTACGATTGAGCCAAAACCTGAGCAAAGTAAAATTAGCGGTGTAAGCGTTGATGTTACTTTAGGCCATGAATTCCGAGTATTTCAAGCACACAATGCGCCTTATATTGATTTGAGTGGCCCTAAAGAAGAAGTGGCTATCCAACTTGATAAAGTCATGAGTGATGAAATTGTGATACCTGACGGTGAAGTATTTATTTTACACCCAGGTGAATTCGCTTTATCTGTGACTTTTGAAAAAGTAACTTTACCAGCTGATATCGTTGGTTGGTTAGATGGACGTTCGTCATTAGCGCGTTTGGGTCTGATGGTACATGTTACTGCGCATCGTATTGATCCAGGCTGGTCTGGGCGTATCGTTCTGGAATTCTATAACAGTGGTAAATTACCGCTAGCGTTACGTCCGAAAATGACGATCGCAGCGTTAAACTTTGAAACACTGACTGCACCTGCTGCGCGCCCTTACAATCAACGTAAAGATGCGAAGTATAAAAACCAGCATGGTGCCGATTCAAGCCGAATCAACCAAGACGATAACGACAATAAAAATGCTTAG
- a CDS encoding YjiH family protein, with product MKDNNIYAESSRELKNTNSGNKSLMRFVIPSLIGLFLFMTPVSYEGQMTIPVAILAKALLSLLDGYLLHIITVIISFMAVTSTLAVLLKPTFITERVFLKELFMPTPLWLIIRLVSCVFTIATVFQVGPEYIWNANTGGLVLNDLLPTLFAVFIFAGLLLPLLLNFGLLELCGALCTKIMRPIFNLPGRSAVDCIASWLGDGSVGILLTDKQYQEKFYTQREAAVIGTTFSAVSITFSLVVIAQVNLEQYFLPYYMAITLSGIVAAIIVPKLPPLCWKKDIYIDGTPKKHDLEAIPTGHTVFSWGIDQAVDRASKVTSYKTVFIEGLKNATHMVFGILPVVMAIGTVGLLIAEYTPIFAVLGKPFMYYLEFMNVPEAALASESLVVGFADMFVPSILAASMESDMTRFIIAGVSVSQLIYMSEVGALLLGSKIPVNIVDLFIIFVLRTVITLPIITGVAHLIF from the coding sequence ATGAAAGATAATAATATTTACGCTGAATCATCGCGTGAGCTAAAAAATACAAACTCAGGTAACAAATCATTAATGCGATTTGTAATCCCCTCGTTAATAGGTTTGTTTTTATTCATGACTCCTGTGAGCTATGAAGGCCAAATGACGATCCCAGTGGCAATTTTAGCCAAGGCGTTATTGTCGTTATTGGACGGTTACCTACTTCATATCATCACAGTAATCATTTCGTTCATGGCTGTGACCTCTACGTTGGCTGTATTACTCAAACCAACGTTTATAACTGAACGTGTATTTCTGAAAGAATTATTCATGCCAACACCACTTTGGCTAATCATAAGACTAGTCAGCTGCGTGTTTACTATCGCAACCGTTTTTCAAGTCGGCCCGGAATATATTTGGAATGCTAATACCGGTGGTTTGGTACTTAATGACTTACTACCGACCCTGTTCGCAGTATTCATCTTTGCTGGTTTATTATTACCGCTATTGCTTAACTTTGGCTTGCTGGAATTGTGCGGCGCGCTATGCACAAAAATAATGCGTCCTATTTTCAATCTACCGGGTCGCTCTGCGGTTGACTGTATTGCCTCTTGGTTAGGCGATGGCAGTGTCGGTATCTTGTTAACGGATAAACAATACCAAGAGAAGTTTTATACTCAACGTGAAGCCGCAGTTATTGGTACTACCTTCTCGGCAGTATCAATTACGTTTAGCTTAGTTGTCATCGCTCAAGTTAATTTAGAGCAATACTTCTTACCTTATTACATGGCGATCACATTATCAGGCATCGTTGCTGCGATTATCGTACCTAAGCTTCCACCACTGTGTTGGAAAAAAGATATCTATATTGATGGCACACCGAAAAAACACGATTTAGAAGCAATACCGACTGGTCACACCGTTTTCTCATGGGGTATTGATCAAGCCGTTGATCGTGCATCAAAAGTAACGTCATACAAAACAGTATTTATCGAAGGTTTGAAAAACGCCACGCACATGGTATTCGGTATTTTACCTGTCGTCATGGCAATCGGTACTGTCGGCTTACTTATCGCTGAATACACACCAATATTTGCCGTGCTTGGTAAACCGTTTATGTATTATCTTGAGTTCATGAACGTACCAGAAGCGGCACTGGCATCTGAATCACTCGTGGTTGGTTTTGCTGATATGTTTGTACCAAGTATTCTTGCTGCATCAATGGAAAGCGACATGACTCGTTTCATCATCGCCGGTGTATCAGTATCACAACTTATTTATATGTCTGAAGTTGGCGCATTATTATTGGGCAGTAAAATACCGGTAAACATTGTTGACCTGTTTATCATATTTGTACTACGTACAGTTATCACACTACCTATCATTACAGGTGTTGCTCACCTTATCTTCTAG
- a CDS encoding AsmA family protein has protein sequence MKKVLLGIGGLIAIIFIAGFIAIKLFVNEALIKDNLVEQAKQFTKQDVTIEGDLNLTFYPQIGFELGKVTLFNKHEYADSKQIEVNQVHVAVELMSLLTKTIVVTNVQVDGLTVNVETLADGRNNMDELLATLAPPAVGTESQPPVISNEDIQAIKVTPEGELAKSEYQFVVKGVSITNAQLSLNNRQDGTYHKLSDSSLNVGEFAFGKPVAIKLAANYRTNELTAKLNTSMVLTIDEQFSEIKLAKLDSKLALTGSMLPRPEMNISLQGDMTYDNVYKIMKLAGLKLDVDELTITGDLAVDVFAKPSLEYNLAMNTLVVDDWLPKSKIENGSAVGSTTKQTATKQTTTKPVAEVEPDLSALSSVNQKGSLTITKIKQGEYVLDNIKLQSELKDGVLQLTKLSSDLYEGKLMVKALLDSNKQPATFNMNSTLEKVQSEQLVTIAAGKKMLTGLVDIDVRISGKGLTTTKLKSATKGTINSSFTDGAVLGMNVAQEVRKAIAMFSSKSETTADEAEQTDFSAMVANFKLGAGKLTSTKIDLASPAIKVDGKGSANLLHENLDFRFNAAVAENIGGQSSSTMKQVRDLRLPIDVKGSFAAPSIKVDFGAITKQLAEKEKDKLVDKYLGSDEKKDELKGKFFKELNRLF, from the coding sequence ATGAAAAAAGTACTGCTTGGTATTGGCGGACTCATTGCGATAATTTTTATCGCTGGTTTTATTGCCATTAAACTCTTCGTTAATGAAGCGTTAATTAAAGATAATTTGGTTGAGCAAGCAAAGCAATTCACAAAACAAGATGTGACGATTGAGGGGGATTTGAACCTCACGTTTTATCCACAAATTGGCTTTGAATTAGGCAAGGTTACCTTATTTAATAAACATGAATATGCAGACTCTAAACAAATTGAAGTGAATCAGGTGCATGTGGCTGTTGAGTTGATGTCGTTATTGACGAAAACGATTGTGGTCACGAATGTGCAAGTGGATGGTTTAACAGTGAATGTGGAGACGTTAGCTGATGGTCGTAATAATATGGATGAGTTGCTAGCGACATTAGCACCGCCAGCAGTAGGCACCGAATCACAACCACCAGTAATATCCAATGAAGATATACAAGCGATTAAAGTCACGCCTGAAGGTGAACTCGCTAAAAGCGAATATCAGTTTGTAGTCAAAGGGGTGAGTATAACCAACGCCCAATTATCATTAAATAATCGCCAAGATGGTACTTATCATAAATTGTCTGACAGCAGCTTAAACGTCGGCGAGTTTGCCTTCGGCAAGCCTGTTGCCATTAAATTAGCTGCCAATTACCGTACTAATGAGTTAACGGCTAAATTAAATACCAGTATGGTACTGACTATTGATGAGCAATTTAGTGAAATTAAATTAGCAAAACTCGATAGTAAACTCGCATTAACGGGCTCTATGTTACCGCGTCCAGAAATGAATATTTCATTGCAGGGTGATATGACATACGACAATGTTTACAAAATAATGAAATTAGCAGGGCTTAAACTTGATGTCGATGAACTGACTATCACGGGTGACTTGGCCGTAGATGTATTTGCTAAACCGAGCTTAGAATATAATTTGGCAATGAATACCTTGGTTGTTGACGATTGGCTGCCTAAAAGTAAAATTGAAAATGGTTCTGCAGTAGGCAGCACGACTAAACAAACAGCGACTAAGCAGACAACGACAAAACCCGTGGCCGAAGTTGAACCAGATCTGAGTGCTTTATCAAGTGTTAATCAAAAAGGCTCATTAACCATCACGAAAATTAAGCAAGGCGAGTATGTCTTGGATAATATTAAGTTACAAAGTGAGCTTAAAGATGGGGTATTACAACTGACTAAGCTATCTTCAGACTTGTATGAAGGTAAGTTAATGGTAAAAGCGTTATTAGACAGTAACAAGCAGCCAGCAACTTTCAATATGAATAGCACATTAGAAAAAGTACAATCAGAGCAACTTGTTACAATCGCAGCGGGTAAGAAAATGCTTACTGGCTTAGTTGATATTGACGTACGTATAAGCGGTAAAGGTCTGACGACGACGAAACTTAAATCGGCGACCAAGGGCACCATTAATAGCAGCTTCACTGATGGTGCCGTGTTGGGTATGAACGTCGCACAAGAAGTGCGTAAAGCGATTGCCATGTTTAGCAGCAAATCAGAGACAACTGCTGATGAAGCTGAACAAACAGACTTTAGTGCCATGGTGGCAAACTTTAAATTGGGCGCTGGTAAGTTAACATCGACTAAGATTGATCTCGCATCGCCTGCTATCAAGGTCGATGGTAAAGGTAGTGCTAATTTGCTACATGAAAACCTTGATTTTAGATTTAATGCAGCCGTTGCTGAAAATATTGGTGGTCAGTCTAGCTCAACCATGAAACAAGTACGTGACTTACGTTTGCCAATTGATGTAAAAGGCAGTTTTGCAGCGCCAAGTATTAAGGTTGATTTTGGTGCTATTACCAAACAACTTGCTGAAAAGGAAAAAGATAAATTGGTGGACAAGTATCTTGGTTCAGATGAGAAAAAAGATGAACTGAAAGGAAAGTTTTTCAAAGAGCTTAATAGACTCTTTTAA